In Scyliorhinus canicula chromosome 18, sScyCan1.1, whole genome shotgun sequence, a single window of DNA contains:
- the tob1a gene encoding protein Tob1a encodes MQLEIQVALNFIISYLYNKLPRRRVNIFGEELERLLKKKYEGHWYPDKPYRGSGYRCIHIGEASDPVIEQAAKESGLDMKDVRDNLPQELSVWIDPFEVSYQIGEKGPIKVLYVDDNSDTGTDLDKEIKNSFNPEAQVFMPICDPVGGSSVSSSPSPPFGHSAAESPTFMPRSAQPLTFTTATFAATKFGSTKMKSSSRNKVARTSPTNLGLNMNNLLKQKNMSSSMHSLYGLGVGSQQQQQKTSALSPNAKEFVFLGIQGQGGTSAMFPGESPLNLSPLQYGNAFDVFAYGGLNEKSFVDGLNFSLSNMQYSNQQFQPVMAN; translated from the coding sequence ATGCAGCTTGAAATCCAAGTAGCACTCAATTTTATCATCTCTTATTTGTACAATAAACTCCCGAGGCGACGAGTCAACATCTTTGGGGAGGAGTTGGAACGGCTACTGAAGAAGAAATATGAAGGTCACTGGTATCCAGACAAGCCATACAGAGGGTCTGGGTACAGGTGTATACACATAGGGGAGGCTAGTGACCCTGTCATCGAGCAAGCTGCCAAAGAAAGTGGACTGGACATGAAGGATGTTCGTGACAACCTGCCTCAGGAACTGAGTGTCTGGATAGACCCCTTTGAGGTGTCGTATCAGATTGGAGAGAAGGGGCCCATCAAGGTGCTGTATGTGGATGATAACAGTGATACTGGGACAGACTTGGACAAAGaaatcaaaaacagcttcaacCCTGAGGCCCAAGTCTTTATGCCCATTTGTGACCCAGTTGGAGGCTCATCTGTATCCagctccccatctcccccatttGGTCACTCTGCTGCTGAGAGTCCCACTTTCATGCCTCGTTCCGCCCAGCCTTTAACATTCACCACTGCCACTTTTGCTGCTACAAAGTTCGGCTCGACCAAAATGAAGAGCAGCAGCCGTAACAAGGTCGCTCGCACATCCCCCACTAACCTTGGCTTGAACATGAATAACCTGCTGAAGCAGAAAAACATGTCGTCATCCATGCACTCTCTTTATGGGCTTGGTGTGGGCAgccagcagcaacagcagaagaCTTCAGCCCTCTCTCCCAATGCCAAAGAGTTTGTTTTCCTTGGCATCCAGGGGCAGGGTGGTACCAGTGCAATGTTCCCAGGGGAGAGTCCCCTAAACCTCAGCCCTCTCCAGTATGGGAATGCCTTTGACGTGTTTGCCTATGGAGGCCTCAATGAGAAATCCTTTGTCGACGGTCTGAATTTCAGCCTCAGTAACATGCAGTATTCTAACCAGCAGTTCCAACCTGTCATGGCTAATTAA